One Coffea arabica cultivar ET-39 chromosome 5c, Coffea Arabica ET-39 HiFi, whole genome shotgun sequence DNA window includes the following coding sequences:
- the LOC113688192 gene encoding kinesin-like protein KIN-14F: MPQESNSTGSMFFSPGKNLRGLKGLIYNSSSDDAVHAEEIINDRELAQRKAGEAAARRYQAAAWLREMDQGASEVLPKEPTEQEFCLALRNGLILCNVLNKVNPGAVHKVVENRVIDVQFTEGAAQSAIQYFENTRNFLVAVGEMKLLTFEASDLEKGGSSGKVVDCILCLKGYYEWKQAGGIGVWRYGGTVKIVSFPKGSPSSFVSSESADESLDDSESSQFEQLLEYLHLSSEVSLEETNAANALTSLFEHFGLALLQAYLSEISGVEDLPLNSMVIDILLRKVVKDFSSMLLAKSNQVGLILKKILNDDGIPRSKSEVLEMILKYIGQRSSLASSNLSKFCICGRKREDIAQTNVSPVGNVEVLDVQQRQLEELKSFSRETKKEFQLFQKVHVEELKRLEHHIKGLEVAASSYHKVLEENRMLYNQVQDLKGTIRVYCRVRPFLPGQSDGQSTVDYIGDNGDIMIVNPHKQGKEARRIFTFNKVFGTNATQQQIYMDTQPLVRSVLDGYNVCIFAYGQTGSGKTYTMSGPDLTAEETWGVNYRALRDLFHISKERMEFIEYEVGVQMIEIYNEQVRDLLVIDGTNRRLDVRNNSQLNGLNVPDACLIPVKCTQDVLDLMRIGQQNRAVGATALNERSSRSHSILTVHVRGKELVSGSTLKGCLHLVDLAGSERVDKSEAVGERLKEAQHINRSLSALGDVISSLAQKTSHIPYRNSKLTQVLQDSLGGHAKTLMFVHINPMVNAIGETVSTLKFAERVASIDLGAARSNKESGEIREFKDEISNLKLTLEKKDAELQQLRNGASIRGAISPLRMPKSNVTASMKPENNQRTIDDTRSSEVRSCSSGKQRRSRFPAKFTDKDIVPKIPFLAEERSVGFNKARSPSPPVRRSVSTDRSAVIRSRIKPETLDNPPVMRLPFPARVPTNKSMVAVPSIVPSTDSYTRSYPASQEPPVKQDNISETLHSLQRIVSRKVNVEHDDQEQFKQALNVRQGGIRKTKPESKVKSKHQNITKNQKSDIGVTLLTNVDNGRMMEEAQKSEFLEIENEHGDERVGSPVYGNTMRLKKLQRNFSRNSQNVEPRELIQPTESVYAGKHENKISNSTIQNLKEASNSSTSEFRRSRSTPRGKFFVVP; the protein is encoded by the exons ATGCCCCAAGAAAGCAACTCCACCGGCTCAATGTTCTTCTCACCAGGCAAGAACTTGAGAGGATTAAAGGGATTGATCTACAACAGTAGTAGTGATGATGCAGTGCATGCTGAGGAGATCATCAACGACCGTGAACTGGCTCAGAGGAAAGCCGGAGAAGCAG CTGCAAGGAGGTACCAGGCAGCAGCATGGCTAAGAGAGATGGACCAGGGTGCATCAGAGGTTCTACCAAAAGAACCCACCGAGCAGGAATTTTGCCTGGCCCTCCGCAATGGCTTAATTCTGTGCAATGTCCTCAACAAAGTCAACCCTGGCGCCGTTCACAAG GTGGTCGAAAATCGGGTGATTGATGTCCAGTTCACCGAGGGTGCAGCTCAGTCTGCTATTCAGTATTTTGAGAACACAAGGAACTTTCTAGTGGCCGTTGGCGAGATGAAGCTTTTGACATTTGAAGCCTCCGATTTGGAAAAG GGAGGTTCGTCAGGTAAAGTTGTAGACTGCATCCTGTGTTTGAAAGGATATTACGAGTGGAAACAAGCTGGTGGAATTGGAGTTTGGAGATATGGTGGGACTGTGAAAATTGTATCCTTTCCCAAGGGATCTCCATCTTCTTTTGTCAGCAGTGAAAGTGCAGATGAGTCTCTCGATGATTCTGAATCATCACAATTTGAGCAGCTATTGGAATATCTACATTTGTCAAGTGAGGTCTCACTTGAGGAAACCAATGCAGCCAATGCTCTTACTTCACTCTTTGAACATTTTGGTCTTGCCCTTCTACAGGCATATCTCTCCGAAATTAGTGGAGTTGAAGACTTGCCTTTGAATTCAATG GTTATTGATATTCTGTTGAGGAAGGTGGTTAAGGATTTCTCCTCTATGCTTCTTGCTAAGAGCAATCAG GTTGGACTTATTctgaagaaaattttgaatgatGATGGCATTCCTCGATCAAAGTCTGAAGTTTTAGAAATGATACTGAAGTACATTGGTCAAAGAAGTAGTCTGGCTTCAAGCAATCTCTCCAAATTTTGCATTTGTGGCCGGAAACGTGAAGACATAGCTCAAACAAACGTTTCCCCTGTGGGCAATGTGGAAGTTCTTGACGTTCAACAGAGGCAGCTAGAG GAACTCAAATCCTTTTCTAGGGAGACCAAGAAAGAATTTCAGCTATTTCAGAAAGTCCATGTGGAGGAATTGAAAAGGCTTG AGCATCATATTAAGGGCCTTGAAGTAGCAGCTTCTTCTTATCACAAAGTTTTGGAGGAAAATCGAATGCTTTACAATCAAGTTCAAGACTTAAAAG GGACTATTAGAGTTTACTGTAGAGTGAGGCCCTTCCTACCTGGGCAGTCAGATGGACAGTCCACGGTTGACTATATTGGGGACAATGGAGATATCATGATTGTCAACCCTCATAAGCAGGGTAAAGAAGCAAGGAGGATTTTCACTTTCAACAAGGTGTTTGGCACAAATGCAACTCAGC AACAAATATATATGGATACACAACCGTTGGTCCGATCGGTTCTTGATGGGTATAACGTTTGTATATTTGCTTATGGACAAACTGGCTCAGGGAAGACATACACAATG AGCGGCCCGGACTTGACAGCAGAGGAGACATGGGGTGTAAATTATCGTGCTTTGCGTGACCTATTTCacatttcaaaagaaagaatGGAATTTATAGAGTACGAAGTTGGAGTCCAAATGATCGAAATATACAATGAACAAGTTAGAGATCTCTTGGTCATTGATGGAACTAATAGGAGAT TGGATGTaagaaacaattctcaactcaACGGTCTCAATGTGCCTGATGCATGTCTAATTCCGGTCAAATGTACCCAAGATGTTCTTGATTTGATGAGAATTGGACAACAAAATCGTGCCGTTGGCGCCACTGCTCTTAATGAAAGGAGTAGCAGATCGCATAG TATCTTAACAGTTCATGTCCGTGGGAAAGAGTTGGTTTCTGGATCCACATTAAAGGGCTGCCTTCACCTGGTGGATCTAGCTGGAAGTGAGAGAGTGGATAAATCTGAAGCCGTTGGCGAGAGACTGAAGGAAGCCCAACATATAAACAGGTCTCTTTCTGCACTGGGAGATGTTATTTCCTCTCTTGCTCAGAAGACTTCACATATTCCTTACAGAAATAGCAAGCTCACCCAAGTGTTACAGGATTCTCTAG GTGGTCATGCAAAGACGCTGATGTTTGTGCATATAAATCCCATGGTTAATGCTATAGGAGAGACAGTAAGTACCCTGAAGTTTGCCGAGAGAGTGGCCTCAATAGACCTTGGAGCTGCTCGATCTAATAAGGAAAGTGGGGAAATTCGAGAATTTAAAGATGAG ATCTCAAACCTCAAGCTCACATTGGAGAAAAAGGATGCTGAACTACAGCAACTAAGAAATGGAGCCAGTATAAGAGGTGCTATATCACCTCTGCGTATGCCAAAATCCAATGTCACTGCCAGCATGAAGCCTGAAAATAATCAGCGTACCATTGACGACACTCGAAGCTCCGAG GTAAGAAGCTGTTCTTCAGGCAAGCAGAGGAGGTCCCGGTTCCCGGCTAAGTTCACCGACAAGGATATTGtaccaaaaattcctttccTTGCTGAAGAGAGATCTGTAGGTTTCAATAAGGCAAGATCACCATCCCCACCTGTTAGAAGATCAGTTTCAACGGATAGGAGTGCTGTCATCAGAAGTAGGATTAAGCCTGAGACACTTGATAACCCACCGGTCATGAGACTACCTTTTCCAGCAAGAGTCCCTACAAACAAATCCATGGTTGCTGTACCTTCAATTGTTCCATCAACAGATAGTTACACAAGGTCATATCCGGCTTCTCAAGAGCCACCAGTTAAGCAGGATAACATTTCTGAGACACTGCACAGTCTCCAAAGAATTGTCTCCAGAAAAGTTAATGTAGAGCATGATGATCAGGAGCAGTTTAAACAGGCACTTAATGTTCGACAAGGTGGTATTAGGAAAACTAAACCTGAGAGTAAGGTTAAGAGCAAGCATCAAAATATTACTAAAAACCAAAAGTCTGACATTGGAGTTACTCTGCTTACTAATGTGGACAACGGTAGAATGATGGAAGAGGCTCAGAAAAGCGAGTTCTTGGAAATAGAAAATGAGCACGGTGATGAACGTGTTGGATCACCAGTTTATGGTAATACCATGAGG